Proteins co-encoded in one Leptodactylus fuscus isolate aLepFus1 chromosome 4, aLepFus1.hap2, whole genome shotgun sequence genomic window:
- the RPP38 gene encoding ribonuclease P protein subunit p38, producing the protein MAAKVAKGALRKSKPVVSKTSLNSPYEKIWTPVVGDDMHFVLQTLLEKFDELELKKIKRQIKFSKGKKSKNAKVSEGDNNDSEKILDTETPKQEAALGGWSHVDLRKQLAFGINEVTRALEKNDLYLVIVCKSAKPEMITKHIIELSYSRAVPACQLPRLSENMAPALGLKSVLALGFRKGSDVFREEVEAILPRVPPLHVPWLHMRCRTNYEVDESEEEDRENTTTSKKRKLSPAVQPADVTLQDLKVKKIVPNPDKKRKVKVKKAKK; encoded by the coding sequence ATGGCGGCAAAGGTTGCCAAAGGTGCTTTACGCAAATCCAAACCAGTTGTATCCAAGACCTCCCTGAACAGCCCCTATGAGAAGATCTGGACCCCGGTGGTCGGAGACGACATGCACTTCGTCCTGCAAACACTATTGGAAAAGTTTGATGAACTTGAACTGAAAAAGATCAAAAGGCAAATAAAATTCTCAAAGGGCAAAAAGAGTAAAAATGCGAAAGTTTCTGAAGGAGACAATAATGACTCTGAGAAAATCCTCGACACAGAGACCCCGAAGCAGGAAGCTGCACTGGGGGGATGGTCCCACGTGGATCTCCGGAAACAGCTCGCCTTTGGGATTAATGAGGTAACCCGCGCCTTGGAGAAAAACGACCTGTACCTGGTCATAGTGTGTAAATCCGCCAAACCGGAGATGATCACCAAGcacatcatagagctcagctacAGCCGGGCCGTCCCTGCCTGTCAGCTGCCGCGACTTAGCGAGAACATGGCTCCAGCGCTTGGCCTGAAATCTGTGCTCGCCCTGGGCTTCAGAAAAGGCTCTGATGTGTTCCGGGAGGAAGTGGAAGCCATCTTGCCACGCGTGCCGCCATTACACGTCCCGTGGCTACATATGAGATGCAGGACAAATTATGAGGTTGACGAATCAGAAGAAGAGGACAGGGAGAACACGACCACCTCCAAAAAACGTAAACTGTCCCCCGCCGTACAGCCCGCTGACGTGACGCTGCAGGACCTCAAGGTCAAAAAGATTGTTCCGAACCCAGATAAGAAACGGAAAGTTAAAGTAAAGAAAGCCAAAAAGTGA